The genomic region CGGAGAGCAGGATGCTGTTGCCCCGGCTCTTGCTCATCTTGGCCTGCCCGTCGGTGCCGATCAGGGACGGCGTGTCGGCCGGGATCAGCTCCGGGACCGGAAACACGTCGCCGTAGAGGTGGTTGAACCGCCGGGCGATCTCCCGGGTCACCTCGACGTGCGCGGCGTTGTCCTTGCCGACCGGGACCACCTGGCCCTTCACGCAGAGGATGTCCGCCGCCTGGAGGACCGGGTAGCCGAGCAGCCCGTACGGCATCTCCTCCTTGCCGGAGTCCCGGGCCATGTCCTTGAGCGACGGCACCCGCTCCAGCCGGGGCACGGTCACCAGGTTCTGGAGGAGCGTGTTCAGATCCCCCACCTCGGGGATGGCCGACTGGAGGTAGAAGGTCGCCCGCGCCGGGTCGACGCCCGCGGCGAGGATGTCGGTCACCATGTCGCGGGCGTTGCGGGACACCTGGTCGATGTCCTCGCGTCGGTTCCTCGTGGTGAGCATGTGCAGGTCGGCGATGATGAAGAAGCTCTCGTACCGCTGGTGCAGCCGCACCCGGTTGGCGATGCTGCCGACGTAGTGGCCGAGGTGCAGCCGCCCCGTCGGGCGGTCTCCGGTGAGCATCCGTGCAACGGACATGGTGGTACGCCTTTCGTGCCTGGTGGGTAACGGGGTTCACGCGCGGGCGCGCACCGGCCGGGGCGGGATTCGCCCCACCGGTCAGTAGCGGGATCGGCTCAGTGAGCCGGCCGCCATCGCGCGCCGTCGCGGAACCGGAGCCCGCCGGCACGAAGGACGTCGATGATCCGCTCGCGGCCGTCGCCGGACCGCGTCGGGGCGGTGAGCGTCGCCACGCACAGCGGGAGGCCGTCGATCCGCTCGACGGCCTCCGGCGGGTAGCTGCTCGGGGCCATGGGTCCACGGTATCCCGGGTCGCCGCCCGGCTCAGTCCTGCCGGTAGCTCTCCGCGTAGTAGGTGCCGAGCTGGTCCCGGTACTCGGGCCGGTTGTGCTCCCGCACGTCGGCGGCCGGCGAGTCCTTCACCTGCTGCCGGGTGCGGTCGACGTGCACCGTCCGGGCCAGGTGGTCGACCCGGGCGACGGTGCCGGCCGGAAGCAGCACGGTTCGGCCGAAGATCCACGGCCCGGTGTCCACCACCAGGTAACCCGCGTCGCTATCGTGGCTCGCCTCGTCGACCGAGCCGATCCGCCCGTCGGTGGCCTCCACCCGGTAGCCGACCAGGTCGATCGGCGTGCCGGGACCGGGGGCGTCCGGGCCGCCGTCGCGACGCTCGGGTTCGTCCGGAGGGCCGGCGTCGGGAGCGGCCGGGGTGTACCCGCCGGCCAGCGCGGACGGGTCGCGCCAGGCCCAGGGATTGAACGGCGAGGATGGCATGGCTACCTCCGTACGTGTTCCGCTGCTCCTCCCAGCAGTGCCCGCCGCGTCCGTCGGAGAAACAGCGGCGTACCGGGACCTGCACCGGGCCGACCCTCCTGAGCTGCGGGATCGGCGCGGTCGACGCGCGGCGGTCACTGGCATACTCGGCTCCCATGGTGTTGTCGCGTGGCTGGGCTCTCCTGCTGACCGGAGTGGGCGTCTGGACCTGGGTGATCTGGCCAAGGTTCGCCGTCGCCATCTGGGACGACCCGCGATCGTGGTCGACCGGGACATCCGGGGTGGGCTCGCCGACCAGCTTCCTGTGGGTGCACGCCCTGCTCATCGGGGCGTCGCTGATCCTCGGGACCGCCGTCGGGGTGCTCGGCGTACGGGGTCTGCTCGCCGCCCGCCGGCGCCGAACCTGACTCGTCCGCCGGCGCTCGGAGCCGACTCGTTCACGTGCGCCGAGCGGGGGATGGCGCCGGGCCGACAACCAGCGTCGAACGGTTGGCCCGGAGGGTGTGACGCGGGACGCTCGCCGCCGATTTGACGATCAAACCCGCGGACGCGTAACTTTCTCTCTGCCAGCGCGGAACGGGGCAAACGGGACGAAAAGCCCGAAGCTCCCAACCGGGACTGGTGCCGGGACCGGAGGGGGTAACCTCTGCGAGAACCGGTAACCGGGCGGTGCCCCGGATTCGTCGCGAGGCGGATTTGGTGCG from Micromonospora sp. WMMD812 harbors:
- the trpS gene encoding tryptophan--tRNA ligase encodes the protein MSVARMLTGDRPTGRLHLGHYVGSIANRVRLHQRYESFFIIADLHMLTTRNRREDIDQVSRNARDMVTDILAAGVDPARATFYLQSAIPEVGDLNTLLQNLVTVPRLERVPSLKDMARDSGKEEMPYGLLGYPVLQAADILCVKGQVVPVGKDNAAHVEVTREIARRFNHLYGDVFPVPELIPADTPSLIGTDGQAKMSKSRGNSILLSDDPETVRRIVLGMYTDPNRVRADVPGTVDGNPVFAYHDAFNPDRAQVEELKQRYRAGRVGDVEVKEKLVVAVNRFLDPIRERRARIEADRGLVDQLIVEGTERTRREVRQTMVEVRRAMGLTGAYQQVRRRAERSRRATTAAG
- a CDS encoding PRC-barrel domain-containing protein, which translates into the protein MPSSPFNPWAWRDPSALAGGYTPAAPDAGPPDEPERRDGGPDAPGPGTPIDLVGYRVEATDGRIGSVDEASHDSDAGYLVVDTGPWIFGRTVLLPAGTVARVDHLARTVHVDRTRQQVKDSPAADVREHNRPEYRDQLGTYYAESYRQD